A window from Sphingobacterium hotanense encodes these proteins:
- a CDS encoding RNA polymerase sigma factor: MSNEDSHSYNQLLEAISHGNERAFSIFYDLFATELTRHIFSKVNDQEVAEDILHDLFLSLWKNKSRLTEIISVPAYLYSSCRYLIIAYSRKKYSKPTLQLDISSLDILDEDVPLEDRLYYRYTLDLIEKEIENLPEKCREVFKLSRSEFLSNREIAQKLQISESTVEKHINKAIKRLRSLTQPYLLIL, from the coding sequence ATGTCAAACGAAGATTCTCATTCCTATAACCAATTGTTGGAAGCTATCAGCCATGGTAATGAGCGTGCATTTTCGATATTTTATGATTTATTTGCCACTGAACTAACCCGGCATATCTTTTCTAAGGTAAATGATCAAGAAGTTGCTGAAGATATCCTACACGATCTTTTTCTTTCACTTTGGAAAAATAAAAGTCGATTGACAGAAATCATATCAGTGCCTGCTTATCTATATTCATCCTGTAGATACCTTATCATCGCTTATTCTAGAAAAAAATATTCGAAGCCAACCCTACAATTAGATATATCTTCACTAGATATCTTAGATGAGGACGTACCGCTAGAAGACCGCCTATACTATCGATATACGTTGGACTTGATTGAAAAGGAAATTGAGAATCTGCCAGAAAAATGTAGGGAGGTATTTAAATTAAGCCGTAGTGAATTTTTATCAAATAGAGAAATAGCGCAAAAGCTGCAGATTTCGGAGTCAACAGTTGAAAAACATATCAACAAAGCTATTAAACGACTAAGATCGCTAACCCAACCTTATCTGCTTATTTTATAA